The nucleotide window ACAGCCAGGAGCTATCCAAACTTTTTTCATCTGACCCTAATTGGTAAACTGAGAAATATACTTTATAACCTTAGTTTACCAAACATTCGTTATTTTTGAAATTCAATCTCAGAACAGTATAAATAGATCAAAGGATCAAGACGTTTTCCGTCTTTAACGATTTCAAAATGAAGATGCGAAGGATCTTTACCGCGAACGTTTCCCGTTGAACCAACCAACCCGATAACCTCACCCTTGCGAACAGTGTCACCATAGCAAGCATGCATTTTATGCAAATGAGCATATCGAGTTAGAAATCCACCCTTATGCTGAACTTCTATAACATTACCATATCCAGGAACATTTTCTTCTACCCGCTTAACAATTCCACGAGCAGAAGCTTTAACCTGCGTACCTTTAACCGATGCCAAATCAACTCCGCCGTGATTCTTTACGACACCCTTATGCTTACGTGGTCCAAACAAAGAACTAACCCAAAACTCACATAAATCCACCGGCCAATCAAAAAGAACTTTTGACTTACCCGTAAAATTATCAATCTCGCAGAATTTATCAGCCTTATCTCTGAATTTAACTACAGACTCATTGCTGTATGCACAAACGTGATCTAGCTCTGAAAGCAGACCAGTTGATGATAATAAAAAACTTGAAACTATAACCAGCGTCTTAAGAAAATTTTTCTTTTCCATTGAAAACCCCTCCATTTACCCATGAGTATACTAATTCGAATCCTCAAAAAGCAATACCAGAAGGATTTTTTATTAATTTCTTCGACCAAATCTTTAGATACAAGCAGACAAGTAGAATTCTAAATAATGTTTGCACTCGATATCGCTAATATAAACGCTTCAAATTCAGCTAATTTTCTATTTTTATAAAAAACCATGAATATTTTTCTAAAACTTCATATACTAAACAAAAATAAGTTCGATTTAAAAAGTAAGAAAAATGTACCCGGATTCGCTTTCAGCTATGCCGAGGTTCGAGAAAAAAATGAATCATATAAAGAGTTTTTTACCAAAATTTATGCAAGCGCTTAACCATGAAAAGCAGTGGAAGCTGCAGATCATGAGCCAATGGAACACCATCATGGGTTCGCTGGCCAGCAAAGTTTCGATTTGCAAAATTTACAATAATTCAATCACTCTTGGCGTAACAGATTCATGTTGGATGCAAGAATTGAATCTTTTATCCGAACTCATTAAAGATAAAATTAATAAAACTTTAGACACACCGCGCATAGAGCTTATTCGATTTAAATATGTTTCACAGCACGCAGCAGGCTCGCAAAAAAAAGAACCTGTAGCGCCATTGCAACATAAACAAAAAATACTTACAGCCAAAGAACAACAAGCTTTATGCTGTATAAAAGATCCAGAACTATCTCAGGCTTTACAGGGGTTTTTACAAACATGTCACCGATTCTCTTAAATGCCGCCATGACTATTTGCTTTGTTGCTGGAAAATCAGGCGGACATCTTTTACCATGCATCACCAAAGCCGCACAGATAAAAGCTGAGCATCCAACGGCTCAACTGTATATTTTTTCATCTGGTGGCGACCTGGATAAAACAATCATCGACAAACATAAAAATTTGCAACATTACATTCCAACAACGCTGGACAATCCACCCTACCAGCAACCTTGGTTGCTTCCATTCTTTGCTATAAAAACTGGTTGGTACTTCTGCAAAAGTTTTTACAAACTAGCAAAACTAAAACCACAAAAAGTTATTAGCTTTGGAGGATTCATTTCCATCCCCGTATGCATGGCTGCAAAATGTTTAGGTATACCGTTTGAAATATATGAACTCAACGTTGAGCCGGGAAAAGCAACAGTATTTTTAGCCAAGTTTACACAAAGCGTGTACACCTGCTTTGACTCAACCAAAAAATATTTTCCCAAAAATACCTGCATTCATTTTGACTATCCAATTCGCTTCACAGCGAACGATAAAGTTTTTGACCGCCTCGCATTACTTGAACAGTACAGCTTTTCACCAGACCGCAAAACTATTTTAATTTTGGGTGGTTCGCAAGGTTCGATACTCCTCAACGATGTCATGAAAGAAACTATTCAAAAATATCCAGAACTTGCCGGTAAAGTTCAGATCATTCATCAAACTGGTCAGAGCGATCCGTTTGATTACGCTGCATTGTACCGTGAGCATAAAATACCTAGCCAAGTGTTTGGGTACCATGAAAAATTACAGGATTTTTATAATCTTGCCGATTTAATTATTTCACGAGCAGGAGCTGGAACGCTCTTTGAAATTAAATTTTTTGGAAAAAACTGCATCACTGTACCTCATGAAACTGCTAACACAAATCATCAGATTAAAAACGTCTTAGAGCTTCAGATAGAGAATCCAGAACAGTTTAAAATTATCAAACAAGCTGATTTTACGCCTGAAGTTTTGTGCGAACAACTGAAAAAACTTTTTTGATTTTACTTGCTCGCTTTCTTCTTAAACCCATTCGATGTTTTTTTCGAAGCACTTGCTGCAGGTATCGCAGTAGTTGATGCAGGTGCAACAACTGACGTTGTGTTCGTTGTCAATGCTGCAATTGGTGCTGGCATACCAACAGGAGCAGTACCACTCAGCGTAGATGCATACAAATTTGAAACTGCAACGTTTGGAAGATTTTCTGCATTTTGAAGTGATGGATTAAGCTGATAGTAATTCGCTGTTGATCCAACTCCCTGCGGTAAAAAGACATCGCCACCTAGTAAATATCCTGTTACGCCTGACACTGGATCTTTAATCTGACCTTGATTTAGCTTTAAAGCTCCTGCGGTAGCTTGCTGTAGCAGAAGATTGGAAGCTTGAGGAGTTTTTGCCGTCGATCCTTTTGTAGCTGCTTGAACTGCTTGATTTGCATACTGCATTTGTTTTACTGATTGCTGTTGATACGCGGCAGTCATATCTGAGCCAATGATACCATTTAAAAAACTCTGAACAAATGCTTGAGCTTTTACGTCATCTGTTTCATCTACGTAAATAAAATAAAGCTGTAGTTTTTTTTCTACTTCTGGACGAGTAATGATAAATTGCCCTGCAGAACCAACTGCAACGTTACCTAAAATATTTTGATCGGTATTTGTTGTCGAAGGCGTAAGAAGTGAAACTATCCATACTTTTCCCGGCAGGTCTAGGTAGTTTGATGCTGTAAGACCTTTTTGCTGCTTTAACATTTGCGTTATAGATTGAAACCAAAATACGCACGATATTGGCGTAATGTCACAAACTCGCCCCATTGCTACATCATAATTTCCGGGCATTATTCCCTGCATATCCATACTGAGTGGTCCACCAGCATCTTGATACATTTCTAAGACATAGGTCTTTCCATCAAAGATCTGTACGGGCAAATTATACGTTTTTAATAATTGCTTTGTTGTAACGTCAAAAAGTCCTATGGTTCCAGGGATAAGTGACGACTCAGGAGCCGCATTGTAAAGAGCAAATGAGTCTTTTGCAACAAGAGCAAAAAATTGACACGTCGTAGAAGTCATGGTTGTTGCATTGGCTTGATTGATGTAACCAACATAATAATCTTGATCGGTACTATTTCGTAGCGTTAACGATGAAAGATTTGAGCTTAATTTCACTCCTGGATCAGTTTTAGATCCTGCAGCTTGTGGAGTATATCCACCCAAATATTCTGCTTTCAACGCATGAACATATTTCCCACCCTGTAACTCTTTACCCATGTACGTACGGAAATAATTCATGGTGGTTGAATTTTTTTCTTGTAATTGAATTGCGTCTTGCAAGTACAAAACATCAGAAGACATCTGATAGGGCATATGATTTGAAGGTTCAGAATTAGAAGATTTAATAAAAAGTTCGAAATAATAATCTACAGGTGCAGGCGTTTTATAGATACCAAATGGAGCAATGCCCTCTTTGCTTGGAACCCAACTCCATCCTTGCGCTCTAGGAAAAGTACCACCCATGATTGAAACCAGTCTTTGCATGCCGATGTACACAGGCAATGGTGAATCATTGTACACCGAAAAACTATACACATAACCCGTTGGTGGCGCTCCAAAAGCTTTACCCATTCCTTCCCACATAGAAGCCTTAAACAG belongs to Candidatus Babeliales bacterium and includes:
- a CDS encoding DciA family protein, with the protein product MNHIKSFLPKFMQALNHEKQWKLQIMSQWNTIMGSLASKVSICKIYNNSITLGVTDSCWMQELNLLSELIKDKINKTLDTPRIELIRFKYVSQHAAGSQKKEPVAPLQHKQKILTAKEQQALCCIKDPELSQALQGFLQTCHRFS
- a CDS encoding UDP-N-acetylglucosamine--N-acetylmuramyl-(pentapeptide) pyrophosphoryl-undecaprenol N-acetylglucosamine transferase yields the protein MSPILLNAAMTICFVAGKSGGHLLPCITKAAQIKAEHPTAQLYIFSSGGDLDKTIIDKHKNLQHYIPTTLDNPPYQQPWLLPFFAIKTGWYFCKSFYKLAKLKPQKVISFGGFISIPVCMAAKCLGIPFEIYELNVEPGKATVFLAKFTQSVYTCFDSTKKYFPKNTCIHFDYPIRFTANDKVFDRLALLEQYSFSPDRKTILILGGSQGSILLNDVMKETIQKYPELAGKVQIIHQTGQSDPFDYAALYREHKIPSQVFGYHEKLQDFYNLADLIISRAGAGTLFEIKFFGKNCITVPHETANTNHQIKNVLELQIENPEQFKIIKQADFTPEVLCEQLKKLF
- a CDS encoding M23 family metallopeptidase gives rise to the protein MEKKNFLKTLVIVSSFLLSSTGLLSELDHVCAYSNESVVKFRDKADKFCEIDNFTGKSKVLFDWPVDLCEFWVSSLFGPRKHKGVVKNHGGVDLASVKGTQVKASARGIVKRVEENVPGYGNVIEVQHKGGFLTRYAHLHKMHACYGDTVRKGEVIGLVGSTGNVRGKDPSHLHFEIVKDGKRLDPLIYLYCSEIEFQK